ATATCATTTGCCAGCAAGCCGTGCAGGGCCTGCAATAATGTCAGGGCCGAGTCGTACTTGCCGTACTGCAGATACAGGTAACTCTGCTTATATAACCATCCATAGCAAATGGAATCTGCACTAAAGAGTTTCATCATCGCTTTCCTTTCTGTTTATACTTTTACCAGCAACAGGCGGTAGCTCATCAGCAGCCGGCTGTTTTCAATGTTTTCCTGTACCAGCTCAGTGGCCCGCGCCAGGGTCGGCCCGTCCAGCAAAGACCCTCTTTGCGCCTGGTCCTGCAACAAGGCCAGGGTTTCTTCCATTGCGCGCATATGTCCGCCGGGGCTGTCTAACTCACTGTTGATGTTGCCGGGCTTTAATGACGCCAACAGTTCATGGTCGACATTGCTCAGGCCGAAAACATCTTCCAGGTGAACTTTAGGAATTTCCCCCAGGCTGCTGAAGCTGTTGTCCTGGGGAAACAGGTCCATTTCCTGCTCGGCATGGAAACGTTCAACGCTGGCAAGCCCGACATCTAAAGAAAGTAAATCCGCTTTCATGTCCTGCTCCTGTTGCCGCCGTCATCCGGCTGGTTATGGCGCTTGATTAAGCCCGCCATGGTTACGCGATATCCAGCTTGTCGTGCAGCGACAATAAAATATCTACCGCCGGGTTAATCACTTCCAGAAAATCGCCGCCGATAGATAACAGGCAGGAAAAAGCCAGCTGGTCGTTTTTGCCCATACCGACACAGATAGGTACAGGTAAAAACTCCCGGTAATGGCACATGGCCATGGCAGGCTTGACCACCTCGGCTAACTGGTAAGCGGCAACCTCCTTAATAACACTGATCAGCAGGCCCCGCTCCAGCACTTCGAAAATCAGCTGCTTGTTGCCGCTGGCTTCCAGCTCGATAACGTCGCCGCGAAATGCCGAGACATCGTCAAAGCCCAAGGTTTGCAGATAGCGCTCCAGCATGGACCAGGCCAGGTCTTTGTCCGTTGAATATTCGCTCACGGTTATTCTTCCTCTCTATCAACTAATTCGTGCACATAACTCATTGCCGTTTCCAGTAACGCGTTACGGGTATTGTCATCGGCAAACACGGTAGGCGGCAGCTTGGCAAAAATGGCGCTTATCCTGTGACCGAAATATATTTCCGTGGCCAGCTGTTTGATATCCATGTCCTGAGCCAGGGAAGACATATCCCGCTGGGACACCCATTTGGCCTCGGTAAGCTTAAGCATGCCCCCCATCAGCTCCTGGCCGATTTTCGCCCTGGCCTCGCCGTAATCGTTTTGCAGCCGGTTTACCAGGGTATTACTCATATCCAGCAGGGTTTTCAGGGTAAAGATATCCTTGATATCGCCAATAATTGCTTCCAGCCGCTCTTTGGCCACGGAGGAGTTTTGTGCCGCCAGATCGGCTCCCAGTGCCTGGCGTAAAAAGTCCAGCGCCATGGGGAATTTCTCTTCGCCGTGCTCTTCAATAATCTTGCTGAAAGTGCTAGCAACACCGCCGTAATCCAGTACCGTGTCCTGGTAACCGTTGACCAGCTCACCCGAGGACTTTTCGCTGCCCTCTTTGCCGCTGTAAAGCACTGCGGTATCGGCAACATTAAAACCGGCGCGGATATGCTCGCCATGTTCTTCCATCAGTTGCTGCTGCAGCACCAGCGCCTGGTTCTCCAGGGCCTTGTTGCCGGCTTTGGCGGCATTTTGCTTGATCATTTCCAGCGCGCTGTATGCTTCGCTGTGATCTGAGCTGAAACCGTCCAGCCATTCCTTGAGTCCTTTAGGGCTGGTGTTCTTGTCCATATCCAGCAGGTAGTTTCTTAATTTTTCCTGCTTTTCGATATCGGCAACATTCTTCAGGTAATTTTCAGCCCTTTCCATCGCCTCGGTTTTCCTGACTTCATGCAGGGCACTGCGCTTGTCCAGGGACTTCTCTTTTGCCTTCTCCGACATGGCGGAGCCGATTTCTTCGGCAATGTCGGCAATAGAAGAAGCTGCCGACTTGATCTGCAGGCTCATGCCCTGATGGCTGATTTTGGCCCCGCCGCCCTGGGCATGGGCCGCATGCCCGGCATGGTTTTGCAGATTCTGTGACTGAATGCTTTGTACTTGTGGATCCATCGAATCTCATCCGTTAAAGTTAAGGTCTGGCGTGGAACGGGATAAATTCAGCGGGCATTTTTTGCTTAATTTTTAAGGCGCCGTTCACACGTTTTTTGCTCTTGCCTGATCTAAGGAACCACTAAAG
This genomic window from Thalassomonas viridans contains:
- the sctW gene encoding type III secretion system gatekeeper subunit SctW: MDPQVQSIQSQNLQNHAGHAAHAQGGGAKISHQGMSLQIKSAASSIADIAEEIGSAMSEKAKEKSLDKRSALHEVRKTEAMERAENYLKNVADIEKQEKLRNYLLDMDKNTSPKGLKEWLDGFSSDHSEAYSALEMIKQNAAKAGNKALENQALVLQQQLMEEHGEHIRAGFNVADTAVLYSGKEGSEKSSGELVNGYQDTVLDYGGVASTFSKIIEEHGEEKFPMALDFLRQALGADLAAQNSSVAKERLEAIIGDIKDIFTLKTLLDMSNTLVNRLQNDYGEARAKIGQELMGGMLKLTEAKWVSQRDMSSLAQDMDIKQLATEIYFGHRISAIFAKLPPTVFADDNTRNALLETAMSYVHELVDREEE